The sequence below is a genomic window from Streptomyces sp. NBC_00582.
GAAGCCCCTCGGGCCACTCCTCGGGCATCGTCTGCTCCATGTACTCCAGCACCCGTGTCCCGCCGGGATGCGCGAGCAGCAGATCGGGATGCCAGGGGTGCGCGTCGTCCTGGTGGCGCAGACGCAGCCAGGTCCACATCGCGGCGACCGTCTCCTGCACGGCACGCGGCCCCCGACGGTCCATCACGAAATGCGTGCCGTCCTCCCGGGTCTCCAGCCGGTGCAGGTTCATCGTGCCGGGCAGCGTGTGGTGCCAGACGGCGTCCAGCCGCAGGACCGACTCCGTCGCGGGGCGCCCGGTCACCACCACGGCGACGGCGGTGTCGGCGAACAGCAGCCGGACGATCAGTGACTCCAGCGTGTCGTCGGCGGGCTGGTAGGTGGTGCTCAGCGCCTCCGATATCACCACCAGCACCACCCGTTCGGGGTCCGCGGCGACCAGGTCGGCCGCCAGGGCCAGCGAGCGGGTGCCGGCGATGCAGGCCCACTGGGTGGCCGGCAGCAGCAGTACGTCGCGGCGCAGCGGGAGACGGTTGAGCAGGGACAGGTCCAGTCCCGGCAGGGCGGGGGTGGTGGAGTGACTGGTGATCAGACAGTCCACGTCGGCGGCGTCCAGTCCGGCGACGCCCAGGGCCCGGCGCGCCGCGCGCTCCCCGTACGTCTGCACGGCCGCCCAGGCCGGCGCGGTGCGCTCCTGGACGGTCCGCGGGGCCGGTACCGCCTCCAGTACGGCGATCACGCGGTGGACGTCCTCGTCGGTGAACCCGGCGCGGGCCAGTGCCTCACGAGCCGGACCGGCGCCGGGAGTTCGCAGACCCGTCCCGTCGCTGGGCCCGGCAGCGGTCTCCAGCGGCAGCATCCACCCGCGCGAGACGATGCCCGTACTGGCGGCGATGCCGTCGATCCGCGGCAGCCAGGGCGCCCGCGGGTGCCGGTCCCGCACCTCCGCCAGGATCTGGCCGGTCTCCACCACGTGTTCGCCGTGCACCACGGCGGGAGGACACAGATAGGCGCCCATGGCAACGCAGCTTTCTCAGGAAGCCCCTGGATGACATCAAGCATCTGAAACCTGCCTGATTCGGTGCGTCCGGGTCAAGACACCGTCATGTCAATTCACTTCGCATTCAGCCCCTCTCTGTCCATTTCATGACCACACGGTCTCCCGCCGTGCCGACAGGACCATCGCCAGCAGGTCGGCCACTCCCTCCTCCTCGTTGCCGGGAAGG
It includes:
- a CDS encoding type III polyketide synthase, with protein sequence MGAYLCPPAVVHGEHVVETGQILAEVRDRHPRAPWLPRIDGIAASTGIVSRGWMLPLETAAGPSDGTGLRTPGAGPAREALARAGFTDEDVHRVIAVLEAVPAPRTVQERTAPAWAAVQTYGERAARRALGVAGLDAADVDCLITSHSTTPALPGLDLSLLNRLPLRRDVLLLPATQWACIAGTRSLALAADLVAADPERVVLVVISEALSTTYQPADDTLESLIVRLLFADTAVAVVVTGRPATESVLRLDAVWHHTLPGTMNLHRLETREDGTHFVMDRRGPRAVQETVAAMWTWLRLRHQDDAHPWHPDLLLAHPGGTRVLEYMEQTMPEEWPEGLLAHSRDSYTTGNRGGAAVLDILRRAHEAGQKSGSRTVLYAAAPGLTATAVEGEWL